From the Leptolyngbya sp. CCY15150 genome, the window CAACAAGGGGAACCCAGCCACTGGCAACAGATTCAGATACAAACTCACCGCTCCAGTCAGGTGTAAATCGGTAAACCCCAACGCGATCGCAATTCAGGAGTTGACGTAGTTCTTGAACCGCTAACCGGAACATGACGGATTCATCTTTAGCTTGGAGAATCCGAGGCACGAGTTTAGCGATCGCCTGTTCACGCTTCACCGCCTGAGTTAAGCGAGTGGTTTGTGTCGATTGCTGCAGAGCGACATTCAACTGTGTACCCACTTGGGTTAGCATAGCTACTTCAGCATCGGACCATTGCCGCGATCCACTGCATTGATAAGCCGCCATCAATCCCCAAAGCTTGTGATTATCATAGATAGCAACCATCACATAGGCTTTGGCCTGGTAGCGCTCCAGGATTTGGATATAGCATTGGGAAAAGTCTGAGGTATAGATATCATTGCAGACTCGATACACTTCACCTTGACTAAATCGCCCTCCATTTGTCTCTCGCAGGTACGTATCAACGATCCGAGGATTTTGCTGAACTAAATCTTTGACGCTGCATTCACTGATATTAGCTCGCAAAACAGGATTGTCAAACTGCTCTTGCATCAGGTTTGTCCAGCCTGACCCAACCGACTCTGCAATAAACTCCCCACTCCAATCCTGATTAAATCGATAAACAGCTACGCGATCGCACTTGATATACCTGCGAACCTCCTCGGTTGCAGTTCGAAAGACCTGATCAGCAGTAGCTGCTTGATAAATCTGGTTAACAATTAAGGTGAGAATGTGATTCTGCTCTGCCCACTGTTTTTGTTTGAATTTAAAAGAATGGATTTGCAGATTAGGTATAATCTCTGCCACCATCCGAGTTAAATAATAAATATCTGTTTCTTGCCAATGGCGTAGATTACTACATTGGTGAGCAGCCAGTAGCCCCCAAGGTGTTCCACCCAGTATAATTGGTACGACTACCATAGACTGTATCTGA encodes:
- a CDS encoding GAF domain-containing protein translates to MPAELNTAFLDSRHQQEQRITDAIAAVEQELSQETEQAQVALTQIKAELETVGSLKKPDVLKDIDRLSALVQGVQQGVKGHLSDVVQKQFSQARQSIQQVAHHLHRTQELDSLLQAVVASVQQFLGTERSLIYRFEGSDRGRVVAEALDAGWTPMLSESLPALCFGLGQAIDYQRQQMVVFDHVSRSITTPYQKQLIDKFQIQSMVVVPIILGGTPWGLLAAHQCSNLRHWQETDIYYLTRMVAEIIPNLQIHSFKFKQKQWAEQNHILTLIVNQIYQAATADQVFRTATEEVRRYIKCDRVAVYRFNQDWSGEFIAESVGSGWTNLMQEQFDNPVLRANISECSVKDLVQQNPRIVDTYLRETNGGRFSQGEVYRVCNDIYTSDFSQCYIQILERYQAKAYVMVAIYDNHKLWGLMAAYQCSGSRQWSDAEVAMLTQVGTQLNVALQQSTQTTRLTQAVKREQAIAKLVPRILQAKDESVMFRLAVQELRQLLNCDRVGVYRFTPDWSGEFVSESVASGWVPLV